From the Balneolales bacterium ANBcel1 genome, the window ACGCGCTTGGCAACGAAGAGCGTGTATATATCGGTGAGCAGATAGGCGGACTCGCCGACGATATCAATGAAATCGCCAATCAGACCGTATTTCAGGATTTCGACCTGCTCAACGGAGAGGACGGAGGCTATACCGGTGATCTCAGTCTCACCTTCCAGGTGGGTGAACGCGTCAACGACACGCTCACCAGTACCATCAGTGCTGTGAATGTTTCCACGCTGTTTGATACTACCGGCGACAATGTCATGGGCTTCACCGCCGGTGCCGAGGGCACGGCTACCGCCATCGGAAACATTACGATCAATACAACGGAAAGCGTTCAGGGCCGATTGGTATTCAACAGTAATCCCGATGGTAGCGACATCTCCGCCGAATCGGATGATTTCCGGGCCTTTCTGGGAGCCATCGACCAGGCGATTGACCGCATGTCGGAGCGTGTCAACCAAATAGGTATCACCCAGTCGTCGCTGAGTGTGCGCGAGGTGACCCTTTCACAGGGCATTAGCGCCAACCAGTCTGCGGTAAGCCGGATCATGGACACCGACTTTGCCAAGGAACAGAGTGAGTCCGTGAGGCTCCAAATCCTGCAGCAGACCGCTACCTCGGCCCTGGCACAGGCCAATATGGGTCCGCAGTCGGTTCTCGGATTTCTTGGGTAAGTTTTAATATATCCCCCCCGCGGATGAAGCATACGGGATCACGCCCAATATCCCTTTCCGGCAACGGAAAACTTCATCCGATCAGCCCTCCGGTCATAGCCGGAGGGCTTTTTTTTTATATAAAACTGGCTTTTTGCCTCAAACCCTCTCTTCCAGGATCGATTGCACCTCCCTTCTCAGTTATCGTGTAAATCACTAGAAAATAACACCCTTAAATAAGGTTAAAGAAGCTTAATAAAACATGTAACATTAATTTTTTCTAATAAAAATTTAAGATTAAAAAGCCTGCTTCGATAAGTGGGGTAGCGAACAATCGCATTAGTTCAACCATTTCGCTAATCCAAACAAACCAAGGAGTACCCTATGTCAAGCTTTGGTGATCTTAACAGAGTGAATACCAATATTCAGTCGATGGATTCACAGCTTTCGCTGAACCGCATCAACCGCGGTTTGGCTGAAAACCAGCTTCGTATGTCGACCGGTTTGCGGATCAACCGCGCCGAAGACGATGCCGCCGGCTATTCTATTGCAACCAAATTGAACAGCCGTGTCGCGGGCCTGGACCAGGCCCTGCAAAACGTGGGTGACGCAAAGTCCGTTCTGGACATTGCCGAATCCAGTTTCGATACCATCATGGACAACCTGATCGAAATGAAAGGCCTGGCTACCCAGGCGGCCAACGATACCCTCGGTGACACCGAGCGGGGATACATTGGCGATCAGATCAAGTCGTTGGGTGATGATATCAACGAAATCGCCAACCAGACTGTCTTCCAGGACTTCGACCTGCTCAACGGTACCGGCAACACCGGTTCGCTGAGCCTGACCTTCCAGGTCGGTGAGCGTGCTGATGATACGCTGGTAACAAATATATCCGCAGTGAACGTCGGCCAGTTGTTTGCCGGAAGCACTTCCGGAACTGCTAACCTCGGTGCCGCTACCAGTGGCGGCGGCGGTGTTGCGGATGGTGCGGCGATCACCGCTACCAGTGCCGGTTCCTCCGAACAGGGCGCATTGGCGTTCCATGATGATGTCACATCGGCCGACTTCCGGTCCTTCATCAGCGCCATTGACAGTGCCATTGACGGCATGTCCGAGCGTGTGAACGACATTGGTATCGCCCAGTCGTCGCTGAGTGTGCGTGAAGTGACCCTTTCGCAGGGCATCAGCGCCAACCAGTCTGCGGTAAGCCGGATCATGGACACCGACTTTGCCAAAGAGCAGAGCGAGTCCGTGCGGCTCCAGATTCTTCAGCAAACCGCAACCTCTGCGCTTGCGCAGGCAAATATGGGACCGCAGTCGGTCCTTGGGTTTCTGGGATAACCTGGATAGCCAGGAATATCGTGAAGAACTGGTAAAAGATATCTGGAGAAACCTGATTCGTGACCCCTCCTATCCATATGGGGGAAACGATGACGGTTACACTCCGGATGACAAATGAAAAGCCTTTCAGGTCCTGCTTGAAAGGCTTTTTTTTGTTAAAAAATTAATTAGAAGTCAAGAAAAAATTTAATCTGGCGCAGACTCGCCCGATAACCCTGTTAACATTGGAAATAGTGAGATCCGCTCATCGATCCAAAACCTTAAATCAGATCTAAACAAGGAGCACATTATGTCAAGCTTTGGTGATCTTAACAGAGTGAATACCAACATTCAATCGTTGGATTCACAGCTTTCGCTGAATCGCATTAACCGCGGTTTGGCTGAAAACCAGCTGCGTATGTCGACCGGTTTGCGGATCAACCGCGCCGAAGACGATGCCGCCGGCTATTCTATTGCAACCAAATTGAACAGCCGTGTCGCGGGCCTGAGCCAGGCTCTGCAAAACGTGGGTGACGCAAAGTCCGTACTGGATATTGCCGAATCCAGTTTCGATACCATCATGGACAACCTGATCGAAATGAAAGGCCTGGCTACCCAGGCGGCCAACGACACCCTCGGCGATACCGAGCGGGGCTACATTGGCGAGCAGATCAAGGCGTTGGGTGATGATATCAACGAAATCGCCAACCAGACCGTCTTCCAGGACTTCGATCTGCTCAACGGATCGGATAATACCGGTAACTTGACACTGACCTTCCAGGTCGGTGAACGGGCCGAAGATACCCTGCAAACTGAAATCAATGCCGTCAATGTCGGTCAGCTCTTCACCAGCGGCTCCGATGTGAATCTTGGCGCTTCTTCCGGTGGAGCTACCGCCGGTGGTGCTGCCATTCAGGCAACCGCTGCAACAGCCGGCAGTCAGGGCTCACTGATGTTTACGGCTGGTACCGGGGCCAATGCTCCCGCAGCAAACTCCGCCGACTTCCGGGCCTTCATCAGCGCAATCGACAGTGCGATCGACAGCATGTCCGAGCGTGTGAACGACATCGGTATCGCCCAGTCATCACTGAGTGTGCGCGAAGTGACTCTTTCTCAGGGCATCAGCGCCAACCAGTCTGCGGTGAGCCGGATCATGGACACCGACTTTGCCAAGGAGCAGAGCGAGTCCGTGAGATTGCAGATCCTGCAGCAAACCGCGACTTCGGCCCTGGCGCAAGCCAATATGGGTCCGCAGTCCGTGCTCGGATTCCTCGGCTAAACCGACGGATCCAAATACCGAACCATTCCGGCCGGCACCGTTATCTCCTGCCGGCGGCCTTCGAAAGCCGGGTGTCATCGCGACATCCGGCTTTTTTTATGATATGAACCCGGCGTGAATAACCAGAGAGACGAATCGTATCACATCGCCACCGCTCTTTTTCCAGAAGCATCCAAACCGATCCTCGCCACCCTCAGCTAACCCGTTAATAATCTGATATTTCCTGCATATTGTGCTTCTGTGGCCGATTTTTCTCAAGAACCGCATGGTAGCATCCGATATATATGGGAACTATCAGACACAGTAAAGCGGCACAAATCCACTATTAACTCTTCAAATCAAAGATATAGATATGTCCACTTTTGGAGATCTGAACAGGGTCAGTACCAATATTCAGTCATTAA encodes:
- a CDS encoding flagellin, whose product is MSTFGDINRVNTNIQSLDSQLSLNRINRGIAENQLRMSTGLRINRAEDDAAGYSIATKLNSRVTGLNQALQNVGDAKSILDIAEASFDTIMDNLIEMKGLATQAASNALGNEERVYIGEQIGGLADDINEIANQTVFQDFDLLNGEDGGYTGDLSLTFQVGERVNDTLTSTISAVNVSTLFDTTGDNVMGFTAGAEGTATAIGNITINTTESVQGRLVFNSNPDGSDISAESDDFRAFLGAIDQAIDRMSERVNQIGITQSSLSVREVTLSQGISANQSAVSRIMDTDFAKEQSESVRLQILQQTATSALAQANMGPQSVLGFLG
- a CDS encoding flagellin; its protein translation is MSSFGDLNRVNTNIQSMDSQLSLNRINRGLAENQLRMSTGLRINRAEDDAAGYSIATKLNSRVAGLDQALQNVGDAKSVLDIAESSFDTIMDNLIEMKGLATQAANDTLGDTERGYIGDQIKSLGDDINEIANQTVFQDFDLLNGTGNTGSLSLTFQVGERADDTLVTNISAVNVGQLFAGSTSGTANLGAATSGGGGVADGAAITATSAGSSEQGALAFHDDVTSADFRSFISAIDSAIDGMSERVNDIGIAQSSLSVREVTLSQGISANQSAVSRIMDTDFAKEQSESVRLQILQQTATSALAQANMGPQSVLGFLG
- a CDS encoding flagellin gives rise to the protein MSSFGDLNRVNTNIQSLDSQLSLNRINRGLAENQLRMSTGLRINRAEDDAAGYSIATKLNSRVAGLSQALQNVGDAKSVLDIAESSFDTIMDNLIEMKGLATQAANDTLGDTERGYIGEQIKALGDDINEIANQTVFQDFDLLNGSDNTGNLTLTFQVGERAEDTLQTEINAVNVGQLFTSGSDVNLGASSGGATAGGAAIQATAATAGSQGSLMFTAGTGANAPAANSADFRAFISAIDSAIDSMSERVNDIGIAQSSLSVREVTLSQGISANQSAVSRIMDTDFAKEQSESVRLQILQQTATSALAQANMGPQSVLGFLG